The DNA segment GAGAGCAGGTGGACGTTCCCGTCGCCCTCGGCGGGCCGGAGCCCGAGGGCCGTGGCCACCGGCGCGGGATCGCCGTCGAGGTAGCAGTGGATCGCCGGCATCCGGATGTGGGGCGCCACGAGCGCGGCGCCGGCGTGCATCGTGAAGGCGTACCGGCGCCCGTCGCCCTCGGCGGTCCGCACGATCTCGGCCATGACCCGGCGGGTCACCCGCTCCGCCGAGAAGTAGGTCGCCACCTCGTTGTCGAGGTACGTGTAGCTGTCGCACCACGCCTCCAGCAGGTCGGCGGGCTTGCGCAGGCGGATCCGCTGATGCTCGTCGCGGTCCACCCACGCCAGGTCCTCCAGCCGCTTCACGACGTTGTGGGCGTGCCCGAGGCTCACCTGGGCGGCCCGCGCCAGCTCCTCGAGCCGCCAGGCGTGCTGCGACTCGGCGAGGAGCACGCGCACGACCCGGGTGGCGCGAGGCGCGAACAGGGACTTCAGCGGCCGGGTGGAGGGGCGGAGGTTCCGCTTGCCCTCCTTCTCGATCAGCACGTTCTCGAACGCGAGGTAGCAATTGCCGGAAAGGTCGAGGTACCCGAGGTTGCCCCGGCGCAGGATGTCGGCGCTCTGGGGGCTGATGTAGCCGGCCGTCGCCACGGGATAGGCATTGGGAAGCTCGCGCCGAACCTCATTCAGCCGCATCACCGTCTCCCGGATCTGCCGCGGCTGACCGAGCTCGCTGACTTCGAGCACCAGCGTGTGCTCCTGCTCACCCATCCTGAATTTCACCAAGAGATCGGCGACTTGGCTTCCAATCCGGCTGTCGGGGGTTTCCTCCCAGGAGCGTGCCTTGGGGAAAAGCTCCCGCAGCCGTTGTGCCGCCAACCGCCGAATCTCTTGAGACTTAAACATCGTTTCGTTTGCTCCACCGGTTTCAGCATCCGCTGAAACCATACGAACTAATGAAATACCTTGTCAATGAAAAACTTACGGCCACCGGGTAGAGGAGTGGCGCGGTCTTCGACACGGGGCGGAGCAACACCAAGGATGTGTGTGTGGAACGGCCCTGAACGCTGCGCCTGTTCGAGTGCCGGCTTTGCCGGCGCAATCTCGTCCTGGGGGAGGTCTCGGAGGGGGCCGTCGAGGCCCCCTCCGACTCGCGTCAGCCCCCCTCCGAGCTCAGCTCCTCCATCTCCTCGTCGCTCAGGCCGAAGTAGTGGCCGATCTCGTGGATGACCGTGTCGCGCACCACCGTCGCCATCTCGGCCGCGTCGGCGCAGTCCTCCTCGATTGGCCCCTGGTAGATCGTGACGGTGTCGGGCAGCACGTTGCCGTAGCCGGCGTCGCGGTGGGTGAGGTCGACGCCGCGGTAGAGGCCGTAGAGCGTGTCGGGCGGCTCGATCCCCATCTCGTCGAGCGTCTCGTCATCGGGCCAGTCCTCGACGACCACGGCGATGTTGTCGAGCTTCGCTTTGAAGCGCTTGGGAAGGGTGGCCAGCGCGCGCTCGACCAGGCGCTCGAACTGCCCGCGGGTCATCAGACGCCTCGCACCCGCTCGACGTTCATCACGTCGCGGATCTCACGGATGGCGGCCATGATCGCCTGGAGCTGGCGGAGGTCGGAGACCTCGACCACGAAGTGGTTGAGCCCCCGCTTGTCGTCCGTCACCGTGACCTCGGCCTTCGTGATGTTGCCGTTGCGCGAGGAGATGGCGCCGGTGATCTCCGAGAGGAGCCCCGGGCGGTCGTTGCCGATGTAGACCGCGATCCGCACGGGCCGCGTGGCCTCCGTCGGCTCCTCGCCGTCCCACTCGACGTTGATCAGGCGCTCCCGGTCGAGCACGCTCTTGGCGACCATCAGGCAGTCCCGCGTGTGGACCGTGAGCCCGCGCCCGCGGGTGATGAAGCCCACGATCGCGTCACCCGGCACCGGCGAGCAGCACTTGGCGAAGCGCACCAGCAGGTCGTCCACGCCCCGGATCTTGACGCCGCTCTCGGCCCTCGGACGGGTGCCGGCCTTGGGCTTGGCCTCGACCGCGGTCTCCAGGACCTCGGTCGGCGCGAGCTTGGCCAGCACCTGGTGCACGGACGTCTTGCCGTAGCCGATGGAGGCCAGCAGGTCGTCCGGGCCCGGGAAGCCCAGGTCGGCCGCGAGCTGCTTCATCGCCTCCCCGCCCAGGAGCCCCGCCGCGTTGAGCCGGTACTTCTTGGCCTCGCGCTCGAACAGCTCGCGCCCGAGGGCGAGCGAGCGGGCCCGCTCCTCCGTCTTGAGCCACTGGTTGATCTTGGAGCGGGCGCGCGTGGACTTGACGATCTTGAGCCAGTCCCGGCTCGGGTGCTGGTTGGGCGAGGCGACGATCTCGACGATGTCGCCCTGGCGGAGCGTGTACCGGAGGGGCACCAGCTTGCCGTTCACCTTGGCCCCGACGCAGTGCTCGCCCACCTTGGTGTGCACGGCGTAGGCGAAGTCGATCGGCGTCGCGCCCTCGGGGAGGGCCTTGACGTCGCCCTTCGGCGTGAACACGTAGACCTCGTCGGGGAAGAGGTCGACCCGCACGGTGTCCATGAACTCCTGGGGATCCTTCATGTCCTGCTGCGTCTCGATGAGCTGGCGCAGCCACAGGAGGGACTCGTCGGCCCGGTCCTTCTCGGTCTTCTTCTCCTTGTAGAGCCAGTGGGCGGCGATGCCGTCCTCGGCGATCCGGTGCATCTCGCGCGTCCGGATCTGGATCTCCACGGGGTCGCCCTTGGGGCCGATCACCGTGGTGTGGAGCGACTGGTACATGTTGACCTTCGGCATCGCGATGAAGTCATTGAACCGGCCGGGCACGGGCTTCCACAGCGAGTGGATGACGCCGAGGGCCCCGTAGCAGTCGCGCACGCTGTTGGTGATGACGCGCACGGCGGTGAGGTCGTAGATCTCGTCGAACTCCTTGCCCTGCTCGTGCATCTTCTTCCAGATGGAGTAGAAGTGCTTGGGCCGGCCCCGGATCTGCGACTCGATCCCGACCTCGGTGAGCTTCCTCTCGAGGATCGCGATGACGTGGTTGATGTCGGCCTCGCGCTCGAGCCGCCGCTTGGCCA comes from the Candidatus Methylomirabilota bacterium genome and includes:
- a CDS encoding metallopeptidase family protein, producing MTRGQFERLVERALATLPKRFKAKLDNIAVVVEDWPDDETLDEMGIEPPDTLYGLYRGVDLTHRDAGYGNVLPDTVTIYQGPIEEDCADAAEMATVVRDTVIHEIGHYFGLSDEEMEELSSEGG
- a CDS encoding bifunctional (p)ppGpp synthetase/guanosine-3',5'-bis(diphosphate) 3'-pyrophosphohydrolase encodes the protein REERQAENFRKMLVAMARDLRVLMIKLADRLHNMRTLHYLSADKARKIGQETLDIYAPLAHRLGMANVKAELEDLALRTLHPDAYVDLQRRVAKRRLEREADINHVIAILERKLTEVGIESQIRGRPKHFYSIWKKMHEQGKEFDEIYDLTAVRVITNSVRDCYGALGVIHSLWKPVPGRFNDFIAMPKVNMYQSLHTTVIGPKGDPVEIQIRTREMHRIAEDGIAAHWLYKEKKTEKDRADESLLWLRQLIETQQDMKDPQEFMDTVRVDLFPDEVYVFTPKGDVKALPEGATPIDFAYAVHTKVGEHCVGAKVNGKLVPLRYTLRQGDIVEIVASPNQHPSRDWLKIVKSTRARSKINQWLKTEERARSLALGRELFEREAKKYRLNAAGLLGGEAMKQLAADLGFPGPDDLLASIGYGKTSVHQVLAKLAPTEVLETAVEAKPKAGTRPRAESGVKIRGVDDLLVRFAKCCSPVPGDAIVGFITRGRGLTVHTRDCLMVAKSVLDRERLINVEWDGEEPTEATRPVRIAVYIGNDRPGLLSEITGAISSRNGNITKAEVTVTDDKRGLNHFVVEVSDLRQLQAIMAAIREIRDVMNVERVRGV
- a CDS encoding type IV toxin-antitoxin system AbiEi family antitoxin, with the protein product MKFRMGEQEHTLVLEVSELGQPRQIRETVMRLNEVRRELPNAYPVATAGYISPQSADILRRGNLGYLDLSGNCYLAFENVLIEKEGKRNLRPSTRPLKSLFAPRATRVVRVLLAESQHAWRLEELARAAQVSLGHAHNVVKRLEDLAWVDRDEHQRIRLRKPADLLEAWCDSYTYLDNEVATYFSAERVTRRVMAEIVRTAEGDGRRYAFTMHAGAALVAPHIRMPAIHCYLDGDPAPVATALGLRPAEGDGNVHLLSPHDQGVFYGLLEKGGFKVASLPQLYADLFHYERRGREQAEHLRREAMGY